The stretch of DNA TTTCGGCAGTAATTACCTCAAAACCCTCTACAGAAAGCAAGTCTTCTAAGGACTCGCGAATTAGGTCTTCGTCTTCGATGACTAATATGCATGTCATACTTTTCTTTTGTTTCGTTTTTACTTAGATTACCCATTTATTGCTAATAGGCAATCGTAATTGTTTATATGGACAGTCTGAGCGATCTACAGTTAATGGTTTAACACAATTTTTTTGTTACAGCTGTATTCAGATTGGTTAATACATAAAATCTAAGAAGGAGAGAACGGCGCAAAGCGCCGTTCTCTCCTTCTTAGATTTTATCCCAAATCACAAAAGGCGTAGCCATTTTGTGATTTTAAAACCCTTACTGGGTTTAATTTATACCAATTCACGAAAGTGTCGCCACACTTTCGTGAATTGGTATAAATTAGCTAATATGCTCACGATCCAACAAAATTGTAAAAATTGCACCTTTCGGTTGATTACTGGTTACTGAGATAACCCCTTTATGAGCTTCAATCATCATTTTACAGAAAGAAAGCCCTAAGCCAATTTGAGAGATACCCAGCACAATATTGCCAACTTCATACTTTTCAAAGATCACCTGTTTTTGCTCAGAGCTTATGCCCACACCACAATCAATTACTTCAATCTTGATTAAATCTTGGCGATCAGGATTTTTGGGCAAACATTCAACCCTGAGAATAATAGAACTCTGCTGCGGAGAAAATTTGATCGCATTATCAAGTAAATTATTTAACACACGGCGAATTAAATACTTATCACCAAATGTATAAGCTGGTTCCGAGGCAAATTCACCTAAAATTTGAATTTGTTTACTGGTGGTGAGAGTCTCAAACTCAGCGATCGCTAATTTTGCTATTTCATTTATATCGAACTTAGTGCGATTGAGAATCAGTTTATTAGCTTCGATCCTACCGATGGTCAAAATATCATCAATAAGAAAACGCATTTGCTCGATTGTTTTGCCAATTTGGTCAATTCTCTTTCTGGCACGATCAGGCATCTCTAATACTTTGAGAGAATCACAGCCCAACATGATCCCAATCAAAGGATTGCGAAGATCGTGAACTATAGTTTGCATCATTTCTTCACGCAACATCATCGTCTCTTGAATGCGATCGTATTGCGACTTGATCCGCAACATCGATCGCACACGGGCGCGGAGTTCGTTGCTGTTAATTGGCTTGCTAATAAAATCATCGGCTCCAGCATCCAGACAACGGGCAAGATCTTCTTTGTCCGATAGGGCAGTGACGAAAATAATCGGGATATGCTGCCATTGACGATCATTTTTAAGTTGCTGGCACACCTCAATACCATCCATGTCTGGCATCATCACATCTAATAAAATAAGGTCAGGCTTAATGGTGGCAAGAGAGGCGATCGCATCTGCCCCATTGTCTTGATGATGAAGCTCATAGCCCTCTTTAAAAAGCAAAATTTCGATTACATCAAAATTAGCTGGCTCATCATCTACGACCAAAACGACTTGTTTATTTCCCATACTTTACATATATAAGCTTGAAGCGCCTCATAATATAGACAAGGTTAACTGAATGCACCTTCTATTCTGACAGGTTTTCAATTACCATGACTTAAGTACTTGTACAAAATAATTTACCTCAATTTGTAAGGTTGTGCCCCGCAGGAGCGCAACCTTACAAATTTGGGTTTGCAATTAATTTCGCGGAAACAGCCCATGACTTCAGATGTCAAAACCTTAGCAGCGATCGATGTTGGCACAAACTCCATTCACATGGTAATTGTGCAAATTCAGACTTCGATCCCTAGTTTTAGCGTAATTGAATCAGAAAAGGCAACAGTGCGGCTAGGAGAACGTTGCGCTCAAACAGGAAATTTGACCGAAGATGCGATGAAGCGATCGCTGGAAGCTCTGAAGCGATGTCAGGAAATCTGCCATACTTTTAAAGTTGAAGAGATTGTAGCTGTAGCAACTAGTGCCACCCGTGAGGCTCCTAATGGTCAGGATTTTATCCGCCGCATTTATGAAGAGTTAGGCTTGCATGTTGAAGTTATCTCAGGACAAGAAGAAGCCAGACGCATCTATTTAGGTGTCATCTCCGCGATGGAACTCAACGATGAGCCGCATCTGCTGATTGATATTGGTGGCGGTTCGACAGAGATGATTTTGGGGGATGGTCGCGATCCGTTACATCTTAGTAGTACTAAAATTGGGGCAGTCCGATTAACTGATTTATTTATTAAAACTGACCCTATTTCGCAACCAGAATATGATCGATTATTGGGTTACATTCTTGGTTCAATTGAGCGTCCTACCGATGACTT from Pseudanabaena sp. BC1403 encodes:
- a CDS encoding hybrid sensor histidine kinase/response regulator, which codes for MGNKQVVLVVDDEPANFDVIEILLFKEGYELHHQDNGADAIASLATIKPDLILLDVMMPDMDGIEVCQQLKNDRQWQHIPIIFVTALSDKEDLARCLDAGADDFISKPINSNELRARVRSMLRIKSQYDRIQETMMLREEMMQTIVHDLRNPLIGIMLGCDSLKVLEMPDRARKRIDQIGKTIEQMRFLIDDILTIGRIEANKLILNRTKFDINEIAKLAIAEFETLTTSKQIQILGEFASEPAYTFGDKYLIRRVLNNLLDNAIKFSPQQSSIILRVECLPKNPDRQDLIKIEVIDCGVGISSEQKQVIFEKYEVGNIVLGISQIGLGLSFCKMMIEAHKGVISVTSNQPKGAIFTILLDREHIS